From a region of the Candidatus Poribacteria bacterium genome:
- a CDS encoding RNA polymerase sigma factor, whose product MTEDKFLELVHEHKTQIYQHALYLLRNREDAEDITQETFIKAWENRRKLRLKTVRSWLLKCAQNLCFNLLKRQKFQEPLTEGDERELETLLHRHTHQSNPSPDEIVIRRELKASVHCAIKKLPPEMRSVIIMRELEGMNFKEIAQVLEQPEGTVKSTAFRARKKLRELLRPYWRNDE is encoded by the coding sequence ATGACAGAAGATAAATTCCTTGAACTTGTCCACGAGCACAAGACTCAGATTTATCAGCATGCTCTTTATCTACTCAGAAACCGAGAAGATGCGGAAGATATAACGCAGGAAACGTTCATAAAAGCGTGGGAGAACCGGCGCAAATTACGTCTGAAGACCGTGCGTTCATGGTTGCTCAAATGCGCACAGAATCTCTGTTTCAACCTGCTAAAGCGGCAAAAATTCCAAGAACCTCTAACAGAAGGAGACGAGAGGGAGCTCGAAACGCTACTGCATAGACATACGCATCAGTCAAATCCATCGCCTGACGAAATTGTCATCAGACGGGAACTTAAAGCGTCCGTACATTGTGCGATCAAAAAATTGCCGCCAGAAATGCGTTCAGTGATAATTATGCGGGAATTGGAAGGTATGAATTTCAAAGAGATTGCACAGGTATTAGAGCAACCCGAAGGTACTGTGAAATCAACCGCATTTCGTGCCCGTAAGAAATTGCGGGAACTCTTGCGTCCCTACTGGAGAAATGACGAATGA
- a CDS encoding zf-HC2 domain-containing protein: protein MNQFSRPQDLLCSEVQDTLEAYLAAELDAETHSRIAAHVTSCPKCQDEVHFAQTISEALHELPRLEPPPKVFDAVEAYVRAHPDKGERWWHRLFQLSTFWDNLTFSLVRVGAVVCLFGIVAFGIYQYQQHQKIMQASRDLNYVLSKLNYAVERTGIVVKEKLPNVQIDETSQRPFVRIEEASRRALKQKQNISSAIHRSLDSLNRLPENALDTEHNQNLQQEGETQ, encoded by the coding sequence ATGAACCAATTTTCACGCCCTCAAGATTTACTTTGTTCGGAAGTTCAGGACACCTTAGAGGCATATCTCGCGGCTGAGCTGGATGCCGAGACACACTCGAGAATAGCGGCGCACGTTACGTCCTGCCCGAAATGTCAAGATGAGGTGCATTTCGCCCAAACAATCAGCGAAGCCTTACACGAACTTCCGAGATTGGAACCACCCCCAAAAGTCTTTGATGCGGTCGAGGCTTATGTCCGTGCCCATCCAGATAAGGGTGAAAGATGGTGGCACCGGTTATTTCAATTATCTACATTCTGGGATAATTTGACGTTCTCACTTGTTCGCGTAGGTGCAGTGGTATGTCTGTTTGGAATTGTCGCGTTTGGTATTTACCAGTATCAACAGCATCAAAAAATCATGCAAGCTTCCCGGGACCTCAATTATGTGCTAAGTAAGTTAAATTACGCAGTCGAAAGAACGGGTATCGTTGTTAAAGAAAAACTTCCGAATGTCCAGATTGATGAGACTTCGCAGCGTCCGTTTGTTCGGATTGAAGAAGCCTCACGTCGGGCATTGAAACAGAAACAAAATATTTCATCCGCAATCCATAGAAGTTTGGATAGCCTCAACAGGTTACCTGAAAACGCTCTGGATA